A stretch of the Marinobacter sp. JH2 genome encodes the following:
- a CDS encoding SMP-30/gluconolactonase/LRE family protein: MAELELLIESKAELGESPVWDAKRGCLLWADLYAPAIESYRISDGERQRWVMPETMGAFGLCMDGRLIVAMRSGIYLFEPTSSTLEWLCCPTGEPREGTRFNDGKVAPGGRFIIGSMDEQKKSRPLGRFYSVDSGGKSVCLHRDLIVSNGLAWSADGRRMHFSDTRRDTLYVADYCPERGEMSNPRVMAVTNPEKHGMPDGGATDIEGGYWSAGVFGSVLNYWDRTGRLARQVRLPCPGPTMPCFGGADMKTLYITTLRHGLTSDALASAPLSGSVFALEVEVPGVAVATFGAGS; the protein is encoded by the coding sequence ATGGCTGAGCTGGAACTACTAATTGAGTCTAAAGCAGAGTTAGGCGAATCACCGGTGTGGGACGCCAAGCGAGGCTGCCTTTTGTGGGCTGATCTTTACGCACCGGCCATTGAATCCTATCGCATCAGTGATGGAGAACGTCAGCGCTGGGTTATGCCTGAGACAATGGGCGCCTTCGGGCTCTGTATGGATGGTCGTTTGATTGTCGCAATGCGGTCCGGCATCTACCTATTTGAACCAACGAGCAGTACCTTGGAATGGCTTTGCTGCCCGACCGGGGAACCCCGAGAGGGCACGCGGTTCAATGATGGAAAAGTGGCCCCGGGCGGGCGCTTTATTATCGGGTCCATGGACGAACAAAAGAAGTCGAGGCCGCTGGGACGTTTTTACAGTGTGGATTCTGGCGGTAAGTCGGTCTGTTTGCATCGGGACCTGATCGTCTCCAATGGACTGGCTTGGAGCGCCGATGGCCGCCGTATGCACTTTAGCGACACTCGACGGGACACCCTTTACGTTGCCGACTACTGCCCCGAACGCGGTGAAATGAGCAATCCGCGTGTCATGGCAGTCACCAATCCTGAAAAACATGGCATGCCTGATGGTGGAGCCACGGATATAGAGGGTGGGTACTGGAGCGCAGGGGTCTTTGGCAGTGTACTGAACTACTGGGACCGCACCGGACGACTGGCGCGTCAAGTGCGTCTTCCCTGCCCTGGCCCAACCATGCCCTGTTTTGGCGGGGCAGATATGAAGACGCTCTATATCACCACGCTGCGTCATGGGTTGACCTCCGATGCTCTGGCCTCCGCTCCCTTGTCAGGTAGCGTGTTTGCGTTAGAAGTCGAGGTGCCCGGTGTAGCTGTCGCGACCTTTGGGGCGGGCAGCTGA
- the araD gene encoding L-arabinonate dehydratase: protein MSSKTLRSNRWFERDDLRSFGHRSRVKQMGYWGEEFVGKPVIAIINTWNDLNTCHSHFPERVKDIKRGITAAGGFPVELPAMSLGEQLMKPSAMMYRNMLAMEVEELLRSYPVDGAVVMGGCDKTTPGVLMGAISMNLPTIYVPAGAMLRGNYRGQVLGSGTDVWKFWDERRIGTVSLDDWNEIENGIARSPGTCMTMGTAATLMSIGESLGMSLTGASSIPAVDANHNRMCYASGKRIVEMVGEDLKPTDVMSAASFDNAIAVDMAIGGSTNAIIHLVAMARRLGIDLKMERFNEISRRVPLVLNLKPSGEYLMEDFFYAGGLPALMTNIRRELDLSAMTVTGRCLGDNIEGAKVWRPEVIHSLENPVNASGGTAVLTGSLAPKGAIIKPTAADPRLHVHQGPAYVFETIAELKAHIDDEDLPVTADSVIVLKNGGPVGGPGMPEWGMMPIPGKLLKQGVRDMLRISDSRMSGTSYGSCILHVTPEAAVGGPLAVVRTGDVISVDVPNRRLDLLVEEDEIQRRLTEWNPPEDRHPHGYASLYKAHVLQADEGCDFDFAKGAPGSTPEPDIY, encoded by the coding sequence ATGAGTTCAAAAACCTTGAGAAGCAATCGTTGGTTTGAGAGAGATGACCTGCGCTCTTTCGGACATCGCTCGCGAGTCAAACAGATGGGGTACTGGGGCGAGGAGTTCGTCGGTAAACCGGTGATCGCTATCATCAATACCTGGAATGATCTTAATACCTGCCATTCTCACTTCCCCGAGCGGGTCAAGGATATCAAACGCGGTATCACCGCTGCGGGCGGCTTTCCGGTCGAACTGCCGGCTATGTCTCTGGGCGAACAATTGATGAAGCCCAGCGCCATGATGTATCGCAATATGCTTGCGATGGAGGTAGAAGAATTGCTGCGCAGCTACCCCGTTGATGGCGCCGTGGTCATGGGTGGGTGCGACAAAACAACGCCCGGCGTACTGATGGGGGCGATTTCCATGAACCTGCCCACGATATACGTGCCGGCAGGCGCGATGCTGCGGGGTAATTATCGCGGGCAAGTACTGGGCAGTGGCACCGATGTATGGAAATTCTGGGACGAGCGACGTATCGGAACTGTCAGCCTGGATGACTGGAACGAAATCGAGAATGGCATCGCCAGATCACCGGGCACCTGTATGACAATGGGTACCGCTGCAACGCTGATGTCTATCGGTGAATCCTTGGGTATGAGCCTGACGGGCGCCTCCAGTATTCCAGCGGTAGATGCCAACCATAACCGCATGTGCTATGCCAGTGGCAAACGGATAGTTGAGATGGTCGGGGAAGACCTTAAACCTACAGACGTAATGAGCGCCGCTTCCTTTGATAACGCCATCGCCGTGGACATGGCCATTGGCGGCTCCACCAACGCCATTATCCATCTCGTCGCCATGGCGCGGCGCCTCGGTATCGACTTGAAGATGGAGCGGTTCAACGAAATATCACGGCGCGTGCCGCTGGTACTCAACCTTAAGCCCTCCGGGGAATATCTCATGGAAGATTTCTTCTATGCCGGAGGGTTGCCAGCCCTGATGACCAACATTCGTCGGGAACTGGATCTGTCTGCCATGACCGTCACTGGTCGTTGTCTCGGTGACAACATCGAGGGTGCAAAGGTCTGGCGACCAGAGGTAATTCACTCGCTGGAAAACCCGGTTAATGCCTCAGGGGGTACCGCAGTGCTCACCGGCAGCCTGGCCCCCAAGGGGGCTATCATCAAACCCACTGCTGCTGACCCGCGTTTGCATGTGCATCAGGGGCCGGCCTATGTCTTTGAGACGATTGCCGAACTTAAAGCACATATCGATGATGAAGATCTCCCGGTCACGGCCGACAGTGTCATCGTGCTTAAAAATGGAGGCCCCGTTGGCGGCCCTGGAATGCCTGAATGGGGAATGATGCCGATCCCCGGCAAACTGCTGAAGCAAGGTGTTCGCGATATGTTGCGTATCTCAGACTCACGGATGAGCGGCACCAGCTATGGCAGTTGTATTCTTCATGTAACGCCTGAAGCGGCCGTTGGTGGGCCCCTAGCGGTAGTCAGGACTGGTGATGTCATCTCTGTCGATGTACCTAACCGGCGCCTCGATCTGCTGGTCGAGGAAGACGAAATTCAACGCCGTCTCACAGAATGGAATCCGCCGGAAGATCGTCACCCGCACGGTTATGCCTCCCTTTATAAAGCCCATGTTCTTCAGGCCGATGAGGGCTGTGACTTCGACTTTGCCAAGGGGGCACCGGGAAGTACGCCAGAGCCTGATATCTACTGA
- a CDS encoding IclR family transcriptional regulator C-terminal domain-containing protein, with the protein MDEKSMSLTLLKGMSLIDLFSSEKEGLTPTLVEKSTGISRAAARRFLLTFKSLGYLDQIDDKFFLTAKWLEISGKYLNQNPILDVLSKEIVNLSQEIDLPVSIVTLQGGNVMFLCRSPLRRVYASKLAIGDLIPAHASAGGKLILANEADENIESWIAEHGLKKITENTIVNSDTFSQECKKIRDRGYATSYGELEIGMISFSLPIFIENHTKMAVVISSKAHGDMREIDDELISYVEKKVSEIKEIYTNYLHHGG; encoded by the coding sequence ATGGACGAAAAATCGATGTCCCTGACTTTGCTTAAAGGCATGTCTTTAATTGATCTATTTTCTTCTGAAAAAGAAGGGCTAACCCCAACCTTGGTTGAGAAGTCCACAGGCATTAGCAGGGCTGCAGCTAGAAGGTTTCTCCTGACCTTTAAAAGCTTAGGTTACCTGGACCAAATCGATGATAAGTTTTTTCTGACTGCCAAATGGTTAGAGATATCAGGCAAGTATCTAAATCAAAATCCTATTCTGGATGTCTTGTCTAAAGAGATCGTAAATTTATCTCAGGAAATAGACCTTCCGGTCTCTATCGTAACGCTACAAGGAGGAAACGTGATGTTCCTCTGCAGGTCTCCGTTACGAAGGGTTTATGCAAGTAAGCTTGCTATTGGTGACCTGATTCCTGCTCACGCCTCGGCAGGAGGCAAGTTGATTCTAGCCAACGAAGCAGATGAAAACATTGAAAGCTGGATAGCAGAACACGGCCTAAAGAAGATAACAGAAAACACCATTGTCAACTCTGACACCTTCTCTCAGGAGTGCAAGAAAATAAGAGATCGCGGCTACGCCACCTCTTATGGTGAGTTGGAAATCGGCATGATTTCATTTTCGCTTCCCATATTTATAGAGAACCACACAAAAATGGCCGTTGTTATTTCCTCGAAAGCGCATGGAGATATGAGAGAAATCGATGACGAGCTGATCTCATATGTTGAGAAGAAGGTCTCTGAAATTAAAGAAATATACACAAACTATCTGCATCACGGAGGGTGA
- a CDS encoding TRAP transporter large permease subunit: MNAALVLLVSFFFLVFTGVPIAFALGISAFIAGCFILPPEIILTIISQRMVSGLDQFSLLAIPFFILAGVLMNHGGIARRLIALALVLVGRTPGSLGHVNVLANMMFGSISGSATAAAAAVGSAMSPMQRKAGFPDTYSAAVNISSCVTGLLIPPSNVMIIYAVTAGNISIAALFAAGYLPGFLMGFALMVTGYFLSKRAGYAVGERSTIRDKLKAFVTALPSLALIIIVIGGILAGVFTATEASAVAVLYAFFLSVFVYREISLKDIYKVIVESVTTTALVLILVSLSIAMSWVMTRADIPQMITEALLAISENPLILLLIINLILIAVGIFMDMTPAILIFTPIFLPVATSLGMDPLHFGIMMIFNLCIGLFTPPVGIALFIGCSVAGVSIHSVIRPLFPFFVAMVAALVLITSFPQLSLALPQFLGLYK; encoded by the coding sequence ATGAATGCTGCCCTAGTCCTTCTTGTCTCGTTCTTTTTCCTGGTTTTCACTGGTGTTCCAATTGCTTTTGCTTTAGGTATTTCCGCCTTTATAGCGGGATGTTTCATTCTTCCGCCGGAAATAATACTGACGATTATCAGCCAACGGATGGTGTCGGGGCTAGACCAATTCTCTTTGTTGGCGATTCCATTTTTTATTCTTGCTGGCGTGTTAATGAATCACGGTGGAATAGCACGGCGGTTAATTGCCTTGGCGCTGGTTCTTGTTGGGCGAACACCGGGATCGCTGGGGCATGTCAATGTACTCGCCAATATGATGTTTGGTTCCATTTCAGGCTCCGCGACAGCCGCGGCAGCCGCCGTAGGTAGCGCGATGTCCCCCATGCAACGTAAGGCTGGTTTTCCAGACACTTATTCAGCTGCTGTTAATATTTCCTCATGCGTAACAGGGTTATTGATCCCCCCCTCTAACGTCATGATTATTTATGCGGTAACAGCGGGGAATATATCCATAGCCGCACTTTTCGCAGCAGGCTATTTACCGGGTTTCCTAATGGGTTTTGCGCTCATGGTGACAGGGTATTTTCTGTCGAAGCGTGCGGGGTACGCAGTAGGCGAACGATCGACAATTAGAGATAAATTAAAAGCCTTTGTCACAGCACTACCCAGTCTTGCACTGATAATAATCGTAATAGGAGGAATTTTGGCTGGAGTATTCACTGCGACTGAAGCCTCCGCAGTTGCCGTTCTCTATGCTTTCTTCCTTTCAGTATTTGTTTATCGGGAGATTTCCCTGAAAGACATTTACAAAGTTATAGTCGAGTCGGTAACCACAACGGCACTGGTGCTCATTCTGGTCTCTTTGTCCATTGCAATGTCATGGGTCATGACCCGCGCCGATATCCCTCAAATGATTACCGAGGCTCTGCTGGCGATCTCTGAAAACCCCCTAATACTGCTTTTGATCATAAACCTGATTTTGATCGCAGTGGGTATTTTCATGGACATGACGCCGGCAATTTTAATCTTTACTCCAATTTTCCTGCCAGTGGCCACCAGCCTCGGAATGGACCCACTGCATTTTGGAATCATGATGATTTTCAATCTCTGTATCGGGTTGTTCACTCCGCCGGTGGGAATTGCGCTGTTCATAGGTTGTTCGGTGGCGGGCGTAAGTATTCATTCGGTTATACGACCACTGTTTCCTTTTTTTGTAGCAATGGTTGCAGCTCTGGTGCTGATCACGTCTTTTCCCCAACTGAGCTTGGCGCTGCCCCAGTTCTTAGGGCTTTATAAGTAA
- a CDS encoding TRAP transporter substrate-binding protein encodes MFKTIMIAACFGITALSAQSAVAAETTLTLAHNLSKDHVLAKTFAQFASDVDELSNSKMEIKIYPSGQMGETNAVMAMMQQGAIDMTKGFYAELQAYDPSYFIFSVPYLFENDEHLAKVLEGEVAEKINEASRKKGFFNLAGYPSGTRNFATNKPIHTPADLEGMKIRTFSTPTTNRTLELMGASPAPIPFGETYTAVQQGVIDGMANNVTTWVSSRQFEVATIFSESKHSVVVDFLTISNKSWDRLTSEEQEILQKAAEQSISYEKELYQQDLKKARETVLAAGGKFIQIDTAPFKAAVRPLIDELMADPEKAELIEIVRAAAK; translated from the coding sequence ATGTTTAAAACAATAATGATTGCCGCTTGTTTTGGCATAACTGCTTTATCCGCACAATCTGCCGTTGCGGCAGAAACCACATTGACCCTCGCGCATAACTTGAGCAAGGATCACGTTCTAGCGAAAACTTTCGCGCAATTTGCTTCCGATGTGGATGAGCTATCTAACAGTAAGATGGAGATAAAGATATACCCTAGCGGTCAGATGGGAGAAACCAATGCTGTTATGGCAATGATGCAGCAAGGTGCCATTGATATGACGAAAGGGTTCTACGCTGAGTTGCAGGCTTACGATCCATCATATTTCATCTTCAGCGTGCCATATCTTTTTGAAAATGATGAGCACCTTGCAAAAGTACTAGAAGGTGAAGTAGCAGAGAAAATCAATGAAGCTTCTCGCAAGAAAGGCTTTTTTAACCTTGCGGGCTACCCATCCGGAACTCGTAACTTCGCGACAAACAAGCCAATTCATACGCCTGCTGATCTTGAAGGCATGAAAATTCGAACGTTTTCGACACCAACAACTAACCGCACGCTCGAACTCATGGGCGCCTCACCTGCGCCTATCCCATTTGGCGAAACGTATACCGCTGTTCAGCAAGGTGTGATTGATGGGATGGCAAACAACGTAACTACTTGGGTTTCATCCCGTCAATTCGAAGTAGCAACAATCTTCTCGGAATCCAAGCATTCGGTGGTGGTCGACTTTTTGACTATTTCTAATAAAAGCTGGGATCGACTGACATCGGAAGAACAGGAAATTTTGCAGAAAGCTGCAGAACAATCCATTTCTTATGAAAAAGAACTTTATCAACAGGACCTGAAAAAAGCTCGGGAAACCGTGTTGGCGGCTGGTGGTAAGTTCATCCAAATTGACACCGCGCCCTTTAAGGCTGCTGTTCGGCCACTCATCGACGAGCTGATGGCTGACCCAGAGAAAGCCGAACTCATTGAAATTGTGCGAGCCGCTGCGAAATAA
- a CDS encoding DUF1499 domain-containing protein, translating to MRHFIILLIVFLTGCASTDNVPPTGTDFVLDECPPFWNCVSTSSSTNYHTIEPIQLTKPLSESVWAAIKAEALELPGASLNEARYGYVNITCYSDGLGFPDYLELLIDTDMQQLNIRSQSRLGFSDMGVNRLRVERLRSQLIERGIAVD from the coding sequence GTGCGCCATTTTATTATTCTCTTAATCGTGTTTCTGACCGGATGTGCCTCTACCGACAACGTACCGCCAACGGGCACCGATTTCGTGCTGGATGAATGCCCGCCGTTTTGGAACTGCGTCTCTACGTCGTCCTCCACAAATTATCACACCATCGAACCGATTCAATTAACAAAGCCATTGAGCGAATCCGTTTGGGCAGCCATCAAAGCCGAAGCTCTAGAGTTGCCAGGAGCTTCATTGAACGAGGCTCGATACGGATATGTGAATATCACCTGCTACAGTGATGGGCTTGGTTTCCCGGATTATCTCGAGCTGTTGATTGATACCGACATGCAGCAGTTGAACATTCGATCACAGTCGCGCCTCGGGTTTTCCGATATGGGTGTGAACCGGCTCAGGGTTGAGCGGTTGAGAAGCCAGCTTATTGAGCGTGGTATTGCGGTCGATTAA
- a CDS encoding AraC family transcriptional regulator: MNYWTGTVALICLCIGVILFFASLTWFVNRQHDRLPIAYLLALVTLVVLQSQEFIYQASDLMERFPFFLKLFDPLIVMIPFCIYGYIRAIQGDNALHHARDWWLHAAPMILVAVLAIPFWSMPGEVKVYWMFQGRVAESLWEPITLYGNSYLAVVGAASLFYWWLQRKKGVNTRKAAIREWVKHLQLIQLIIFASMTIRIIVYFLFDESFSVAFVLAPTTAYLTYLLLTHAHPPTYIKRAVPVSLSSKESTEHNNPMPAEGTDVTLFKEFGHAMEEGLFRENTLTLRTIAETCGTTTHQASAAINLCTGSNFYDWVNGYRIEAACKALNETPQSVSEICYEVGFNSKSTFNTAFRKQLGCTPTEYRKKHGPQ; encoded by the coding sequence ATGAATTACTGGACAGGCACCGTCGCACTAATATGCCTTTGCATCGGGGTTATTCTATTTTTTGCCAGTTTGACATGGTTTGTAAACAGGCAGCACGACCGGCTGCCAATAGCATATCTGCTCGCGCTGGTGACCCTTGTTGTCCTACAGTCCCAGGAATTCATATACCAGGCCAGTGATTTGATGGAACGGTTTCCGTTCTTTCTCAAGCTGTTCGATCCGCTTATCGTGATGATCCCTTTCTGTATCTACGGCTACATCCGAGCCATTCAGGGCGACAACGCACTGCATCATGCAAGGGACTGGTGGCTGCACGCTGCCCCCATGATCCTGGTGGCGGTTCTTGCAATACCGTTCTGGAGCATGCCGGGGGAGGTCAAGGTCTACTGGATGTTTCAGGGGAGGGTTGCCGAGTCTCTCTGGGAACCAATCACGCTCTATGGCAATTCCTATCTGGCCGTTGTCGGTGCTGCCAGTCTCTTTTATTGGTGGCTACAACGAAAAAAAGGTGTCAACACCCGCAAGGCGGCCATACGTGAATGGGTGAAACATCTTCAGCTCATTCAGTTGATTATCTTTGCCAGTATGACCATCAGAATCATCGTCTACTTCCTTTTTGATGAAAGCTTTTCAGTGGCTTTTGTGTTGGCGCCAACCACGGCTTATCTTACTTACCTACTGCTGACACATGCACACCCGCCCACTTACATAAAGCGGGCGGTTCCTGTTTCATTGTCATCAAAGGAATCAACCGAGCACAACAATCCTATGCCGGCTGAAGGGACAGACGTAACTCTTTTCAAAGAGTTTGGGCACGCTATGGAAGAGGGGCTCTTCAGAGAAAATACGCTGACCCTTCGAACGATAGCCGAGACCTGTGGCACCACGACTCATCAGGCATCGGCTGCCATCAATCTCTGCACTGGATCGAATTTCTATGATTGGGTCAATGGATATCGTATCGAAGCGGCTTGCAAAGCCTTAAACGAGACACCTCAGAGCGTTTCTGAGATCTGTTACGAAGTAGGTTTCAACTCGAAATCAACATTCAACACAGCGTTTCGCAAACAATTGGGCTGCACACCAACCGAGTATCGCAAAAAACATGGGCCACAATGA
- a CDS encoding penicillin acylase family protein encodes MQTRSCTAFLVLGTVILSGCSDGSDNASSSPSDQAQRYQADIRYTEYGVPHVTASDYGSLGYGIGYDHARNNLCTLSEQLVKLKSQKSRYFGPGEQNRNLLTDVGYKALDYPAQAAKLFKELSPTSSKLLKGYAAGFNRSLSERQGPNDYPSPCRGADWVEPITAQDLLAYQLDLAGLASARNFLEAIAAARPPSSKAAAFNVQLDPAKVFTSEGIGSNGWALGNEKADGANSMLLGNPHFPWDGELRFYQNHLTIPGELDVTGVTMIGLPAVVIGFNTNLGWTHTVSQSKRFTLYQLELDPADATRYKYDGNYRDMTTKTVAIAVKQPDGSLTDYSQEVYFSHHGPVVNLASLSPALGWTTNSAVAFRDANLGNTRMLDQWIAMGKADSRIAFFEAFEENQGIPWVNTLMIDEEGTANYVDGTLVPNLTPQAEQYWRSASQSPQLAPVWQDGAGSVLLPGNSSIYEWVDTGETLTPGLIPFANAPKQTREDYVFNANSSHWLSNLEQPLEGFSILYGPEQTIRSTRTRFNAKLIDDSSSSGLAGSDGRFSVEELKSVMTHNGSLFGNEWKYALTQRCTNYPTVNYQGAAFDLTAACQALINWDGRYNTNSEGAHLMREFLAAFRVSGHRALDDTLFATGFDPESPATTPSGLVSIDPSDATNDPVLQALAAAAVRLEDNGLSLTASLGSLQYVLKAEGEQPIPVSGGYSFEGVFNMAETKASSRSTADLANTVTGQPTEDSLLFALDEDADGQDELAYRINYGSSFVMALQYTDEGPKADMFLSYSQNHDPEGENFKDQTQLYSDLEWRPILFKDEDIAAAVVESVELRE; translated from the coding sequence ATGCAAACTCGCTCATGTACCGCCTTTCTCGTCCTTGGTACGGTTATTTTATCAGGCTGCAGCGATGGGTCGGATAACGCAAGCTCTTCACCATCGGATCAAGCTCAACGCTACCAAGCTGATATTCGCTATACCGAGTATGGCGTACCCCACGTTACCGCCAGTGACTATGGTTCTCTAGGCTATGGCATTGGTTATGATCATGCTAGAAACAATCTCTGCACGCTGTCTGAACAGTTGGTCAAATTGAAATCCCAGAAGAGCCGCTACTTTGGGCCTGGCGAGCAGAACAGGAACTTACTGACGGACGTTGGCTACAAGGCCCTTGATTATCCGGCTCAGGCCGCTAAATTATTCAAAGAACTGTCCCCTACGTCCAGTAAACTTTTGAAGGGGTACGCTGCAGGTTTCAATCGCTCTCTATCGGAACGTCAGGGCCCCAACGATTATCCCTCACCCTGCCGCGGTGCGGACTGGGTCGAGCCAATTACGGCCCAGGATTTGCTCGCCTACCAATTGGATCTTGCCGGGCTGGCCAGTGCCCGAAATTTTCTCGAGGCAATCGCCGCAGCGCGGCCGCCCTCTTCCAAGGCGGCTGCATTCAATGTGCAGCTCGACCCTGCCAAAGTGTTTACGTCCGAAGGTATCGGTAGCAATGGCTGGGCTCTGGGGAATGAGAAAGCAGACGGTGCCAACAGTATGCTATTGGGCAACCCGCATTTCCCTTGGGATGGCGAACTTCGATTTTACCAAAACCACCTGACCATTCCGGGCGAGCTGGATGTCACTGGTGTCACGATGATTGGCTTGCCAGCAGTGGTAATTGGTTTTAATACCAACCTGGGATGGACCCACACCGTTTCCCAATCCAAGCGATTTACCCTATATCAACTGGAACTCGATCCCGCTGATGCAACCCGTTATAAATATGATGGTAACTACCGTGATATGACGACCAAAACGGTGGCAATAGCGGTGAAACAGCCAGACGGTAGTCTTACTGATTACAGTCAGGAAGTTTATTTCAGCCACCATGGCCCTGTCGTGAATCTGGCGTCTTTGTCGCCAGCTTTGGGTTGGACTACGAACTCTGCAGTCGCCTTCCGGGATGCCAACTTAGGTAATACCCGGATGCTGGATCAGTGGATTGCAATGGGCAAGGCTGACAGTCGTATAGCATTCTTTGAGGCGTTTGAAGAGAATCAGGGCATCCCTTGGGTGAACACTCTGATGATCGACGAGGAAGGCACCGCCAATTATGTTGACGGCACACTGGTGCCCAACCTCACTCCACAGGCCGAGCAATACTGGCGGTCTGCATCGCAGTCCCCGCAATTGGCACCTGTTTGGCAGGATGGCGCTGGAAGCGTCCTACTGCCAGGAAACAGTTCCATTTACGAATGGGTCGATACCGGTGAAACTCTGACCCCCGGATTAATTCCATTTGCCAACGCGCCGAAACAGACCCGCGAGGACTATGTTTTCAACGCCAACAGCAGCCACTGGCTCTCGAATTTAGAGCAACCACTGGAAGGCTTCAGTATTCTTTACGGGCCGGAACAGACCATTCGCAGCACACGCACTCGTTTCAACGCTAAGCTGATCGATGACTCCAGCAGTTCCGGTCTCGCTGGTTCGGACGGCCGTTTCTCGGTGGAGGAGCTCAAGAGCGTGATGACACACAATGGCTCGCTGTTTGGTAATGAATGGAAGTACGCTTTGACCCAGCGTTGCACCAACTACCCGACGGTTAACTACCAGGGTGCAGCATTTGATCTTACCGCGGCCTGTCAGGCCTTGATTAACTGGGATGGCCGATACAATACGAACAGCGAAGGTGCACACCTAATGCGGGAATTCCTTGCAGCGTTTCGTGTGTCTGGCCATAGGGCTCTGGACGATACCTTGTTTGCTACCGGCTTTGATCCAGAGTCGCCGGCAACAACACCATCCGGCCTGGTGTCGATCGACCCTAGTGACGCGACCAATGATCCGGTACTTCAGGCCCTTGCTGCGGCAGCCGTAAGATTGGAGGACAATGGTCTTTCACTGACTGCCTCTTTGGGTTCGTTGCAGTATGTCCTAAAAGCTGAAGGCGAGCAGCCTATTCCTGTCTCCGGCGGTTATTCGTTTGAAGGCGTGTTCAACATGGCCGAAACCAAGGCCAGTTCTCGAAGCACGGCAGACCTGGCGAACACCGTGACGGGTCAGCCAACTGAGGATAGCCTACTGTTCGCACTGGACGAAGATGCGGATGGTCAGGATGAATTGGCTTACAGGATCAACTATGGATCAAGCTTTGTAATGGCGCTTCAATACACGGATGAGGGTCCTAAGGCTGATATGTTCCTAAGCTATAGCCAGAATCACGACCCCGAAGGCGAGAACTTCAAAGACCAGACACAGCTATACAGCGACCTGGAGTGGCGACCGATTCTTTTTAAAGATGAAGACATCGCAGCGGCGGTCGTGGAATCCGTTGAGCTACGAGAATAA
- a CDS encoding manganese efflux pump MntP family protein, which produces MNPVALLLLAFAMSTDAFAAAIGKGATLRNPRFFDALRMGLIFGSIEALTPLIGWLLGRTASSYVDAWAHWIAFFLLVGLGAHMIFEGLKPGSKDVEKAIRHSPLKVCLTAIGTSIDALAVGIGLAFINVNIWIAAGLIGAATTLMVTMGVLLGRRIGSLLGHRAEVFGGLTLVGVGTWILATNL; this is translated from the coding sequence ATGAACCCAGTAGCCCTTCTGTTACTCGCATTTGCCATGTCCACCGATGCCTTTGCCGCTGCGATTGGTAAAGGAGCGACCCTCAGAAATCCGCGATTCTTTGATGCCCTGCGTATGGGGCTCATTTTCGGAAGCATTGAAGCTCTGACACCGCTTATCGGTTGGCTGCTTGGTCGAACAGCTTCCAGTTACGTTGATGCTTGGGCTCATTGGATTGCGTTCTTCTTGCTCGTGGGTTTAGGCGCGCACATGATTTTTGAAGGCCTGAAGCCGGGTTCTAAAGACGTCGAAAAAGCCATACGTCACTCTCCATTAAAAGTGTGTCTGACCGCAATCGGAACCAGTATTGATGCGTTGGCTGTGGGTATCGGCCTGGCGTTCATCAACGTCAACATCTGGATTGCGGCCGGCTTGATAGGTGCAGCGACCACTCTCATGGTAACCATGGGTGTGCTGCTGGGAAGGAGGATCGGTTCCCTACTCGGCCATCGGGCTGAAGTCTTTGGCGGCCTCACGCTTGTGGGCGTGGGTACGTGGATACTGGCAACGAATTTATAG